The Desulfovibrio sp. Fe33 genome includes a window with the following:
- a CDS encoding UxaA family hydrolase, producing the protein MSCIQIDPADNIVIATSPLKKGDVINAAGRDITVMDDVASYHKVAARDIAKGEPVLRYGVSIGEATEDVKAGSHVHLHNMRSTYLPTYLRKGE; encoded by the coding sequence ATGAGCTGCATACAAATCGATCCGGCCGACAATATCGTCATCGCCACCAGCCCGCTGAAAAAGGGTGATGTCATCAATGCTGCCGGCAGGGACATTACCGTAATGGACGACGTGGCGTCCTACCACAAGGTCGCCGCACGAGACATCGCCAAGGGCGAGCCGGTGCTGCGCTACGGCGTCTCCATCGGCGAGGCGACCGAGGACGTAAAGGCCGGTTCCCACGTGCATCTGCACAATATGCGGAGCACCTATCTGCCCACCTACCTGCGCAAGGGCGAATAG
- a CDS encoding ABC transporter ATP-binding protein, with product MLSAIIVSSTNAATAYLVKPAMDNVFVQKDEVALVLVPLAFMGVVVVKSIFRFTQVYLMNITGFMVLDKLRQDLFKRILQLPLRFFEESQVGMLMSRVLGDVEGIRESIPTLVMAIREIITVISLIGVIVFQDWKLAIIALLVLPLCVMPVVWFGRRLRKLGRRLQVQGADISSVVQEIFSGIRLIKAFCTEKQESLNFNRESGKIVNISKKQTLVGELSSRFMELAGGVAISGVLWYGGSQVLSGHSTPGTFFSFVTALIMLYEPIKKLTESNKVLQRSLASAERVFGLLDSEYVRPEPTGGLELQKPIRTIELKDAVFTYPTLDKPVLKNLTLTIRQNERIALVGPSGAGKTTLANLLPRFYDLDSGSITINGTDIGSLDLRSLRLSIGIVSQESILFNLSIRENIGYGTKDVTEEQIVNAAKAAYAHEFIESLPEGYDTVCGERGVKLSGGQKQRITIARALVKDPALLILDEATSALDTQAERVVQKALDNLMKDRTSVVIAHRLSTVINADRIVVMQQGEIVGIGRHEELLETCPLYAKLYSIQFCKALSDEEAKELSLEA from the coding sequence ATGTTGTCGGCCATCATCGTCTCGTCCACCAACGCAGCCACCGCCTACCTGGTCAAGCCCGCCATGGACAACGTGTTCGTGCAGAAGGACGAGGTCGCGCTCGTGCTCGTGCCGCTGGCGTTCATGGGCGTGGTGGTAGTGAAGTCCATTTTCCGGTTCACCCAGGTGTATCTCATGAACATCACGGGCTTCATGGTGCTCGACAAGCTCCGCCAGGACCTGTTCAAGCGGATACTCCAACTGCCTCTCCGGTTCTTCGAGGAGAGCCAGGTGGGAATGCTCATGTCCCGCGTGCTCGGAGACGTGGAGGGCATCCGTGAAAGCATCCCCACGCTGGTCATGGCCATCCGGGAAATCATCACCGTCATCAGCCTCATCGGCGTGATCGTGTTTCAGGATTGGAAGCTGGCGATAATCGCGCTTCTGGTCCTGCCGCTCTGCGTCATGCCGGTCGTCTGGTTCGGCAGGAGGCTGCGCAAGCTGGGCCGCAGGCTGCAAGTCCAGGGCGCCGACATCTCTTCCGTGGTGCAGGAAATCTTCAGCGGCATCAGGCTTATCAAGGCGTTCTGCACCGAGAAGCAGGAGTCCCTCAATTTCAACAGGGAAAGCGGTAAGATCGTCAATATTTCGAAAAAGCAGACTTTGGTCGGCGAATTGTCGAGCCGGTTCATGGAGCTGGCTGGCGGCGTCGCCATCAGCGGCGTGCTTTGGTACGGGGGCAGCCAGGTGTTGAGCGGCCATTCCACCCCCGGTACGTTCTTTTCCTTCGTGACCGCCTTGATAATGCTCTACGAACCCATCAAGAAGCTCACCGAATCGAACAAGGTGCTGCAACGGTCCCTGGCCAGCGCCGAGCGCGTGTTCGGGCTGCTCGATTCCGAGTACGTCCGGCCCGAGCCTACCGGCGGACTGGAGCTGCAAAAGCCCATCAGGACCATTGAGCTGAAGGATGCCGTCTTCACCTATCCGACCCTGGACAAGCCGGTCCTGAAGAATCTCACGCTGACGATTCGGCAGAACGAGCGGATCGCCCTTGTCGGTCCGAGCGGAGCGGGCAAGACGACCCTGGCCAATCTGTTGCCCCGGTTCTACGACCTGGACAGCGGAAGCATAACGATCAACGGCACGGACATCGGCAGCCTGGATCTCAGGTCGCTGCGACTGTCCATCGGCATCGTTTCCCAGGAATCGATCCTTTTCAACCTGAGCATCCGGGAAAACATCGGGTACGGGACAAAGGACGTTACCGAGGAGCAGATCGTGAACGCCGCGAAGGCCGCGTATGCCCACGAATTCATCGAGTCGTTGCCGGAAGGGTACGACACCGTTTGCGGCGAGCGCGGAGTGAAGCTGTCGGGAGGCCAGAAACAGAGGATCACCATCGCCCGGGCACTGGTCAAGGACCCGGCCCTGCTCATCCTAGATGAAGCGACCAGCGCGCTGGACACCCAGGCCGAGCGCGTGGTGCAGAAGGCACTGGACAACCTGATGAAGGACCGGACGAGCGTCGTCATCGCCCACAGGCTGTCCACGGTCATCAATGCGGACCGCATCGTCGTCATGCAGCAGGGGGAAATCGTCGGAATCGGCAGGCATGAGGAGTTGCTCGAAACCTGCCCCCTGTACGCCAAGCTGTACTCCATACAGTTCTGCAAGGCCCTTTCCGACGAGGAAGCCAAGGAATTGAGCCTGGAGGCGTAG
- a CDS encoding arsenate reductase ArsC, with protein MMRTRPNKGMLMIKHKVLFVGSRNGSRSIMAEAFVNHLASERFEAQSAGFDAGVLDALAVAVMREVGIDISSKQTKTVFSLYQKGHVFQSIVSVCDRENKERHPIYPGHRHYIDWNMCDPESYTDPEDRETAMRVVRDRIREKVEAFIAEERGRE; from the coding sequence ATGATGCGCACCAGACCCAACAAGGGGATGCTTATGATCAAGCACAAGGTGTTATTTGTCGGTTCCCGCAACGGCTCCCGCTCCATCATGGCTGAGGCGTTCGTGAACCATTTGGCGTCGGAGCGTTTCGAGGCTCAAAGCGCGGGCTTCGATGCCGGGGTTCTCGACGCTCTCGCCGTGGCCGTGATGCGCGAAGTCGGTATCGACATCTCTTCGAAGCAGACCAAGACCGTGTTCTCGCTGTACCAGAAAGGCCATGTGTTCCAAAGTATCGTGTCCGTATGCGACCGGGAGAACAAGGAACGCCATCCGATCTATCCCGGCCATCGGCATTACATCGACTGGAACATGTGCGACCCCGAATCATACACGGACCCGGAGGACCGGGAGACGGCCATGAGGGTGGTGCGTGACCGGATCAGGGAGAAGGTGGAGGCGTTCATCGCCGAGGAGCGGGGCAGGGAATAG
- a CDS encoding dihydrodipicolinate synthase family protein gives MFRPEGIYPALLTPFDEDHRINETELRRIVEFCIQKGLDGLFPVSSVGEGLHMSFEEKCRCMDIVMDQVAGRIPVTPGVVASTPDESARLARHAGSLGCPAVVGTPPYYFKPGVAMVERFFETIVEKGDVPLILYNIPLFTQPLDYDMVKRLSRYEYVVGMKDSSGSMVDFLHFMDKIAIAGEDISLLTGREETLLPCLVMGAKGSMTAMAGIFPEIMVGIYDAWKRGDMDEARTLQKSMLVLVRTMFAVPFPVGFKLGLELRGFNMGPPLMPLAHGDAYQLSVVRSRLQMLMRPLLENYGEKLFEPNV, from the coding sequence ATGTTCCGTCCCGAGGGGATTTACCCCGCACTCTTGACCCCGTTCGACGAAGACCACCGAATCAACGAAACGGAATTGCGCCGCATAGTGGAGTTCTGCATCCAGAAGGGACTTGACGGCCTCTTTCCCGTCAGTTCCGTCGGCGAAGGTCTGCACATGAGCTTCGAGGAAAAGTGCCGATGCATGGACATCGTCATGGACCAGGTCGCCGGACGTATTCCCGTGACCCCGGGCGTGGTCGCCTCCACCCCTGACGAGAGCGCCCGCCTCGCGCGCCATGCCGGTTCCCTGGGCTGCCCCGCCGTCGTGGGTACGCCGCCCTATTACTTCAAGCCCGGCGTGGCCATGGTCGAACGGTTTTTCGAAACCATCGTGGAAAAGGGCGACGTGCCGCTCATCCTCTACAACATTCCCCTGTTCACCCAGCCCCTGGATTACGACATGGTCAAGCGGTTGAGCCGCTACGAATATGTCGTCGGCATGAAGGATTCCAGCGGCAGCATGGTCGATTTCCTGCACTTCATGGACAAGATCGCCATCGCCGGTGAGGACATCAGTCTGCTGACCGGCCGCGAGGAGACGCTCCTCCCCTGCCTGGTCATGGGCGCGAAAGGCAGCATGACCGCCATGGCGGGAATATTCCCGGAAATCATGGTCGGCATCTACGACGCCTGGAAGCGCGGCGACATGGACGAGGCCAGAACCTTGCAGAAGTCCATGCTCGTGCTGGTCCGCACCATGTTCGCGGTGCCGTTCCCGGTCGGGTTCAAACTCGGCTTGGAGCTGCGCGGTTTCAATATGGGACCGCCGCTCATGCCGCTGGCCCACGGGGACGCCTACCAGCTTTCGGTGGTCCGCTCCCGGCTCCAGATGCTGATGCGTCCTCTCCTTGAAAATTATGGGGAAAAACTGTTCGAACCCAACGTGTAG
- a CDS encoding TRAP transporter large permease, which produces MTLAVICGVMLLGFCINLPIFLSVIAATLLYFFMNDGVSATIAVQRLVGSSQNLSLLAIPFFIMLGTVMNHTGITKRLLKLAELMVGRFHGGLAQANVLLSTMMGGLSASNLADCAMLTKMLMPEMKRHGYSKPFSAAVTASGSLITPIIPPGIALIIYGFLADVSIGKMFMAGILPGILCAVLLMGTIYLVARKKGYAPSRTERATSGEYLVALRNAIPAITLVMVIIGGIRFGVFTPTEAGAVAVIYVIVIGMFVYREMKVRHIFESLVETTRSTASVMIIIMACSALAWIFSWEQVAQSMATTITSITTNPQLFLLIINVLFLFLGMVLEGNAILIVLVPLLKPTVMALGIDLVHFGLVIILNLSIGTLSPPVGTVMLLVTGLSGTKIQDFVKAALPFYGALVLSLFLITYFPSITLLLPNLMK; this is translated from the coding sequence ATGACCCTCGCCGTTATCTGCGGAGTGATGCTGCTCGGCTTCTGCATCAACCTCCCGATTTTTCTTTCCGTTATTGCCGCCACCTTGTTGTATTTCTTCATGAATGACGGCGTATCCGCGACCATCGCGGTCCAGCGGCTCGTGGGCTCGTCCCAGAACCTGTCGCTGCTGGCCATCCCGTTCTTCATCATGCTCGGCACGGTCATGAACCATACGGGCATCACCAAAAGGCTCCTCAAGCTCGCCGAACTGATGGTCGGCCGCTTCCACGGCGGGCTGGCGCAGGCGAACGTCTTGCTGAGCACCATGATGGGCGGGCTTTCGGCGTCCAACCTCGCCGACTGCGCCATGCTCACCAAGATGCTCATGCCGGAGATGAAGCGGCACGGCTACAGCAAACCCTTCTCGGCGGCCGTCACCGCCTCCGGATCGCTCATCACGCCGATCATTCCCCCGGGAATCGCCCTCATCATCTACGGATTTCTGGCCGACGTCTCCATCGGCAAGATGTTCATGGCGGGCATCCTTCCCGGCATCCTGTGCGCCGTGCTCCTCATGGGCACCATCTACCTCGTGGCCCGGAAGAAGGGCTACGCCCCCTCGCGCACGGAACGGGCGACCTCCGGCGAGTACCTCGTGGCCCTGCGGAACGCCATCCCGGCGATAACCCTGGTCATGGTCATCATCGGCGGCATCCGGTTCGGCGTCTTCACCCCCACGGAAGCGGGCGCGGTGGCGGTCATCTACGTCATCGTCATCGGCATGTTCGTTTACCGGGAAATGAAGGTGCGCCACATTTTCGAATCCCTGGTCGAGACCACCAGATCCACGGCCTCGGTGATGATAATCATCATGGCCTGTTCCGCGCTGGCCTGGATATTCTCCTGGGAACAGGTGGCCCAGAGCATGGCCACCACGATCACCTCGATCACCACCAATCCGCAGCTCTTCCTGCTGATCATCAACGTGCTCTTCCTGTTCCTGGGCATGGTGCTCGAAGGCAACGCCATCCTCATCGTGCTGGTGCCCCTGCTCAAGCCCACGGTCATGGCCTTGGGAATCGACCTGGTCCACTTCGGGCTGGTGATTATCCTGAACCTGTCCATCGGAACGCTTTCCCCGCCCGTGGGAACGGTCATGCTGCTGGTCACGGGATTGAGCGGGACCAAGATTCAGGATTTCGTCAAGGCGGCCCTGCCGTTCTACGGCGCGCTCGTGCTGTCCCTGTTCCTGATCACCTACTTCCCCTCGATCACCTTGTTGCTGCCGAACCTCATGAAATAG
- a CDS encoding UxaA family hydrolase, whose protein sequence is MIIANGYLRKDGRKGIRNVVVVAYMVQCASHVAKKIAEGFGDDVQLVGFTGCYPNDHANRIMTRLCTHPNVGGVVVVALGCESFPRNALVEAVRESGRSVELVVIQEDGGTASSVKKGRDAVSRINEAMADVPRAPMSIDELVVGTVCGGSDATSGISANPAVGLFFDKFVADGGTGIFEETGELIGCEEIIRHRSATPEIGEEVVESIHKAARYYTIMGHGSFAPGNAEGGLTTQEEKSMGAYAKSGSCSISGVIRPGQIPSGKGLYLMDVIPDGEPRFGFPNINDVTEIIEMAASGCHLMLYTTGRGSVAGSAVIPTIKVCANPETYRRMTEDMDIDAGRVLEGRGTLPDVGQEIYDLVVEVAGGTPSKSEALGHREFELPYKTFAIEESPFDCGCTS, encoded by the coding sequence ATGATCATAGCCAACGGATATCTCCGCAAGGACGGACGCAAGGGAATCAGAAACGTCGTCGTGGTCGCCTACATGGTCCAATGCGCGTCCCACGTCGCCAAGAAAATCGCCGAAGGGTTCGGCGACGACGTCCAACTGGTCGGTTTCACGGGATGCTACCCCAACGACCACGCGAACAGGATCATGACGCGCCTGTGCACCCACCCCAACGTGGGCGGCGTGGTCGTCGTGGCGCTGGGCTGCGAAAGCTTCCCCAGAAACGCACTGGTGGAAGCGGTCCGGGAGTCGGGCCGCTCCGTGGAGCTGGTCGTCATCCAGGAGGACGGCGGCACGGCGAGCAGCGTGAAAAAGGGCAGGGATGCGGTGTCCCGCATCAACGAGGCCATGGCCGACGTGCCGCGCGCGCCCATGTCCATCGACGAGCTGGTGGTCGGCACGGTCTGCGGCGGGTCCGACGCGACCAGCGGTATTTCCGCCAACCCTGCCGTGGGCCTGTTCTTCGACAAGTTCGTGGCTGACGGGGGCACCGGCATTTTCGAAGAGACCGGAGAGCTGATCGGCTGCGAGGAGATCATCCGCCACCGCAGCGCCACTCCGGAAATCGGCGAAGAGGTCGTGGAATCCATCCACAAGGCCGCCCGCTACTACACGATCATGGGCCACGGCAGCTTCGCTCCCGGCAACGCCGAGGGCGGCCTGACCACCCAGGAGGAAAAGTCCATGGGAGCCTACGCCAAGAGCGGTTCCTGCTCCATCAGCGGCGTCATCCGGCCCGGACAGATCCCTTCGGGGAAGGGGCTCTACCTCATGGACGTGATCCCCGACGGCGAGCCTCGTTTCGGATTCCCGAACATCAACGACGTCACGGAGATCATCGAAATGGCCGCCTCCGGTTGCCACCTCATGCTCTACACCACCGGCCGGGGCTCGGTGGCAGGCAGCGCCGTCATCCCGACGATCAAGGTCTGCGCCAACCCCGAGACCTACAGACGCATGACCGAAGACATGGACATCGATGCGGGCCGGGTGCTGGAAGGCCGCGGCACGCTCCCGGATGTGGGACAGGAAATCTACGACCTCGTAGTCGAGGTCGCCGGAGGAACCCCGTCCAAGTCGGAAGCCCTGGGGCACCGCGAATTCGAATTACCCTACAAAACCTTCGCAATCGAAGAATCGCCCTTCGATTGCGGTTGTACCTCCTAA
- a CDS encoding IclR family transcriptional regulator, which translates to MQNKNKYQVPALMRAARILELLGKRSADLNEIMTSLELPKSSAYSLVLTLEELGYVRRLADGHKFTLGFRLFELGNLSVNKVSIRDYAMRHIQELVQQEKVTSHLGALDGAEAVYLLKVDPQDSILINSWEGKRVALTRSAMGKVLLAWLPPERQIALLKSASFVKKTPKTIVDMDEFRNHLADVKRQGWAIDDEEDILGIRCVGAPVFSPDGAVRYALSISSTVLAINLERIPELVKAVIEAARNISRSIGTPEEILQCWKMESTENNNLMEGSK; encoded by the coding sequence ATGCAGAACAAAAACAAATACCAGGTTCCGGCTCTAATGAGGGCGGCTCGGATACTCGAGCTGCTCGGCAAGAGGAGCGCGGATTTGAACGAGATCATGACCTCTCTGGAACTACCCAAGAGCAGCGCCTACTCCCTGGTGCTCACTCTGGAGGAGCTGGGATACGTGCGCCGTCTGGCGGACGGTCACAAGTTCACTCTCGGGTTCCGCCTGTTCGAGCTCGGCAACCTTTCCGTGAACAAGGTGTCCATCCGCGACTACGCCATGCGGCACATTCAGGAGCTCGTGCAACAGGAGAAGGTCACCAGTCATCTCGGGGCGTTGGACGGCGCTGAAGCCGTATACCTGCTCAAGGTGGACCCCCAGGACAGCATTCTCATCAACTCCTGGGAAGGCAAGAGGGTGGCCCTGACCCGCTCGGCAATGGGCAAGGTGCTCCTTGCCTGGCTGCCGCCCGAGCGACAGATCGCCCTGCTCAAGTCGGCCTCGTTCGTGAAGAAGACCCCCAAGACCATCGTGGATATGGACGAGTTCCGGAATCACCTCGCCGACGTCAAGCGACAGGGGTGGGCCATAGATGACGAGGAGGATATTTTGGGAATCCGTTGTGTGGGCGCTCCGGTTTTTTCGCCGGACGGGGCCGTCAGGTATGCGCTCAGCATATCCAGCACGGTGCTCGCCATCAACCTGGAGAGGATTCCCGAGCTGGTGAAGGCCGTCATCGAGGCGGCCAGAAACATTTCCAGGAGCATAGGGACTCCCGAGGAAATTTTACAGTGCTGGAAAATGGAATCTACGGAAAACAACAATCTTATGGAGGGAAGCAAATGA
- a CDS encoding choloylglycine hydrolase family protein: MNTLQRMTMGGLTAILALLLLHTASQACTSIGLMAEDGALVYGRTMEWGTFDLKSRLVVVPRGHVFQSETPDGKPGVRWEAKYGVAAFDALEKDLLSDGMNEKGLVVGMLYHPGFAQYQSYDPARASSTLSSSMFPNYVLTQFATVDEVRAGLEKIRVCAVTEPALGKPAPLHLTVMDPSGKAIVIEYLEGKLRVFDNPLRVLTNSPSFDWHMTNLRNYVNLSAVAWPAKKLDDLTLAPIGGGSGFLGLPGDFTPPSRFIRAVAYSQTARKTPDGDETVYEVFRILDNFTLPAGSAEGPGADPAKLAGMRSSTLWTCAADTRNLKLYYHTQHNRRVRVIDLKRVDFSSGKQVRRFPLDREKRQDMEDVTP; this comes from the coding sequence ATGAACACTCTGCAACGGATGACGATGGGCGGCCTGACCGCGATACTTGCCTTGTTGCTTCTGCACACGGCATCGCAGGCCTGCACAAGCATCGGCCTCATGGCCGAAGACGGCGCGCTTGTCTACGGAAGAACCATGGAATGGGGAACCTTCGACCTCAAATCGCGCCTGGTCGTCGTACCCCGGGGACACGTTTTCCAGTCCGAGACTCCGGACGGCAAACCCGGAGTGCGCTGGGAAGCGAAATACGGCGTGGCGGCCTTCGACGCCCTTGAGAAGGACCTCCTTTCCGACGGCATGAACGAGAAGGGGCTGGTGGTCGGAATGCTCTACCATCCCGGATTCGCTCAATACCAGTCTTACGACCCGGCCCGTGCGAGCTCTACGCTGAGTTCCTCCATGTTCCCCAACTATGTGCTCACGCAGTTCGCCACTGTGGACGAAGTGCGCGCCGGGCTGGAGAAAATTCGCGTATGCGCCGTCACCGAACCGGCCCTGGGCAAGCCCGCCCCGCTCCACCTGACGGTCATGGACCCAAGCGGAAAGGCCATCGTGATCGAATATCTTGAAGGCAAGCTGCGCGTATTCGACAATCCCCTGCGGGTTCTGACCAATTCGCCCAGCTTCGACTGGCACATGACCAACCTGCGCAACTACGTCAACCTGTCCGCCGTGGCCTGGCCCGCCAAAAAACTGGATGACCTGACCCTCGCCCCCATCGGCGGCGGCTCCGGTTTCCTCGGCCTGCCCGGCGACTTCACGCCCCCGTCCCGCTTCATCCGCGCCGTGGCATACTCCCAAACCGCCCGTAAGACGCCCGACGGGGACGAGACCGTGTACGAAGTGTTCCGCATCCTGGACAACTTCACCCTGCCCGCAGGCTCGGCCGAAGGTCCGGGGGCGGACCCGGCGAAACTCGCTGGAATGCGCAGCTCGACCCTCTGGACTTGCGCGGCGGACACGCGGAATCTCAAGCTCTACTATCACACCCAGCACAACCGGCGCGTGCGGGTGATCGACCTCAAGCGCGTGGACTTCTCCTCCGGCAAGCAGGTCAGGCGATTCCCCCTGGACAGGGAAAAGCGCCAGGACATGGAGGACGTGACCCCTTAA
- a CDS encoding TRAP transporter small permease: MRFPDPVKVFDFLPAAALGTIMLLTVAAVFQRYVMSTPIAWLEEVNGLLFLWAIMLGSAAAKGAGSHLSIDILTSLLPPKGQWIMSIVVEALTLLVAGLMSWYGYLLASQVQFKITNVLGIPYSYIDYAVPAGGIGIALFSIRNIVVLCKGPALSDAKELN; the protein is encoded by the coding sequence ATGCGATTTCCAGACCCGGTAAAGGTATTCGACTTCCTGCCCGCAGCTGCGCTGGGGACTATCATGCTGCTGACCGTGGCTGCGGTCTTCCAGCGGTACGTGATGTCCACCCCCATCGCCTGGCTGGAGGAAGTGAACGGTTTGCTCTTTCTCTGGGCGATCATGCTCGGAAGCGCCGCGGCCAAGGGTGCCGGGAGCCATTTGAGCATCGACATCCTCACCTCGCTGCTGCCGCCCAAGGGGCAATGGATCATGAGCATCGTCGTTGAGGCGCTCACCCTGCTCGTTGCCGGTCTGATGTCCTGGTACGGGTATCTTCTCGCCAGCCAGGTGCAGTTCAAGATCACCAACGTGCTCGGCATTCCCTACAGCTACATAGACTACGCCGTTCCTGCGGGCGGCATCGGCATAGCGCTGTTTTCCATCCGCAACATCGTTGTCCTCTGCAAGGGCCCCGCCCTCAGCGACGCCAAGGAGTTGAACTGA
- a CDS encoding RraA family protein, which yields MTPEEKRICAHRLEQCYSGAVYDALREKGIRDCVLPPEFAPLASGRRLAGPVYAVEGERVTASDHETLLEWTGLLSKVPSGAVLMIQPNDMEQAYMGELSAETLSLKGVRGAIIDGNCRDTDFIVRSGFRVFAKGKTPRDVVGTWLPRKFDAPIIMGGVTVNPGDFVVADEDGIVIIPGGLVEEITTRAEEFLRTESLVRKAILEGEDPQQAYIKYGKF from the coding sequence ATGACACCGGAAGAAAAAAGAATCTGCGCCCACCGCCTTGAACAGTGTTACAGCGGGGCGGTTTACGACGCCCTGCGCGAAAAGGGCATCCGCGATTGCGTATTGCCCCCGGAGTTCGCGCCCCTGGCCTCGGGACGCAGGCTGGCCGGACCCGTCTACGCCGTCGAGGGCGAGCGGGTAACCGCCTCCGACCACGAGACCCTGCTGGAATGGACCGGGCTGTTGTCCAAGGTCCCGAGCGGCGCAGTGCTCATGATCCAGCCCAACGACATGGAGCAGGCCTACATGGGCGAACTGTCCGCCGAAACCCTGTCCCTCAAGGGAGTCAGGGGGGCGATCATCGACGGGAACTGCCGGGACACGGACTTCATCGTCCGTTCCGGGTTCCGCGTGTTCGCCAAGGGCAAGACTCCCCGGGACGTCGTCGGGACCTGGCTTCCCAGGAAATTCGACGCCCCGATCATCATGGGCGGCGTGACCGTCAATCCCGGCGACTTCGTGGTCGCCGACGAGGACGGCATCGTCATCATACCGGGCGGCCTGGTGGAGGAAATCACCACCAGGGCCGAGGAGTTCCTTCGGACCGAAAGCCTTGTGCGCAAGGCCATTCTGGAAGGGGAAGACCCGCAACAGGCGTACATCAAGTACGGCAAGTTCTGA
- a CDS encoding C4-dicarboxylate TRAP transporter substrate-binding protein: protein MKSVKSALIALLAGAVLVLAMSGMAQAKVTIRLAYENNPGEPLDQVAHKWADLVKERSNGEVELLLFPSSQLGGKKDVLEMAKMGVNVITICDAGFLADYVPDFGILVGPYLAESPEKIFKLFKTDWYKDLSKQLETKGLHIVTSNWLYGVRHMVTTKPVKSPADMKGLKIRVPNNRIQIAALKAMGATPTPMPLGEVYPALTQGIIDGAENPLSVLYGQKLYEPAKYIELIGYLTMTAQWVGGQAYFDTLPANVVTLLQETGDEAGLYSRKVMAEEDEKIIKKMIADGSTLVDVDTAAFREMSKSTYSQFPEWTPGLYEKVQMLLAE from the coding sequence ATGAAATCCGTCAAATCCGCTCTGATTGCCCTGCTGGCTGGGGCAGTGTTGGTTTTGGCCATGTCCGGGATGGCGCAGGCGAAAGTCACCATCCGCTTGGCCTATGAAAACAACCCCGGCGAACCCTTGGATCAGGTGGCTCACAAATGGGCCGATCTGGTGAAGGAACGGAGCAACGGCGAGGTGGAACTCCTGCTGTTCCCGAGCTCGCAGCTCGGCGGCAAGAAGGACGTCCTTGAAATGGCCAAGATGGGCGTCAACGTAATCACCATCTGCGATGCGGGCTTCCTGGCCGACTACGTCCCGGATTTCGGCATCCTGGTCGGTCCTTACCTGGCCGAAAGCCCGGAAAAGATTTTCAAGCTCTTCAAGACCGATTGGTACAAGGATCTCTCCAAACAGCTTGAAACCAAGGGGCTGCACATCGTCACTTCCAACTGGCTGTACGGCGTCCGCCACATGGTCACCACCAAGCCCGTGAAGTCGCCCGCCGACATGAAGGGCCTGAAGATCCGCGTGCCCAACAACCGCATCCAGATCGCGGCCCTCAAGGCCATGGGCGCGACCCCGACCCCCATGCCTCTGGGCGAGGTCTACCCCGCGCTGACGCAGGGCATCATCGACGGCGCCGAGAACCCGCTGAGCGTGCTTTACGGCCAGAAGCTCTACGAGCCGGCCAAGTACATCGAGCTGATCGGCTACCTGACCATGACCGCCCAGTGGGTGGGAGGCCAGGCCTACTTCGACACCCTGCCCGCCAACGTCGTGACCCTGTTGCAGGAGACCGGCGACGAGGCAGGCCTCTACAGCCGCAAGGTCATGGCTGAGGAAGACGAAAAGATCATCAAGAAGATGATCGCCGACGGCTCCACCCTGGTGGACGTCGACACGGCCGCCTTCCGTGAGATGTCCAAGTCCACCTACTCCCAGTTCCCCGAATGGACTCCCGGTCTGTACGAAAAGGTTCAGATGCTGCTGGCGGAATAG